Genomic window (Pongo abelii isolate AG06213 chromosome 4, NHGRI_mPonAbe1-v2.0_pri, whole genome shotgun sequence):
CAGAAGTGCTTCAGACTAGATAAATATCTGGACCAGGCTTACTGCCTGATTCCAAAATAAGCAATGAGGCCCTTCAGctggttaaaaaggaaaagaaagatgcaTTAACATGCTgcctagctgggcgcagtggctcacgtctgtatttccaacaatttgagaggctgaggcgaaaAGATCCTtggagccctggagttcaagaccagccggacacggtggcctgcgactgtagtcccagctacgcggggctgggcggggcggggcaggtgctgacgtgggaggatccgttgagcccaggaagtcaaggcttcagCGaaccgtgatcgcgccactgcactccagcctgggcgacagagccacaccctgttaaataaataaataaatataataataaaagctgcCTCCCAATTCCGGTGGTTATAGCTTTCTTCGTAAGCTGTGTAGaccaagagagagacagacacggATGCTGGATAGAGACAGCGAACACCAAGTATCTCATATGTGAGCTGTGGTATCCAGAATATCACTGCTGGGCATCATTAAAGCGTCATTAAGAGACCTAGTTATGGCCTGGGACCTGAGGTCAGACAGAAACTATTTCAAAACCATTATAAACGAGCACTGAAcccaggagggaaggagagagggatatagtgtggaagagaaaaaaacaaactaaaactaaaaacaaacagagctcttccactaaaaataaatatacaaaccaAAATTTCAAAACACACTTGTCTCATAGAATTTATTGTTGCTAGTGAGAAACTTTCTGTCAGCACACTGTTATTTTTTAAGGTaatctctgttttctctctgaCAACTATTGAAGACTTTCTCTCATTCTTGCTGTGTGtctgttgcatttttatttttattttttgcttggtACCAAGAGTATACTCTCAATTGATAACTAAGTTATCTCAGTTCTGGACTTTTTCAGCTCttataatcataatttttttctgtgtatatacAAGTGAGCTACATTTACCTATTAAAGGACAAATATTACAAAActggttgatttttaaaatccatattcTAATAATACacatgcttaaaataaaaatacactgaaacagtgaaactaaatatatatgtgcacacacaaaaaagaaagcagtCATGTTAATATTAATGTAACAACAAAGTCATACTTAAGGTAACAAACAcaaattgtgattttaaaaaatgaactgatTATAGTTGTAAAAAGAACACATGATcaaaaggatataaaaatatgAGCTTCTATTACCGAAAAATACAGCTTAGAAAATACcagaatattttaacataattccATAAGAAATAATAGACCCCACAGGAAGAAAGTTAGTTAACATAAAGAAGATTTGAACAACATAATTTATAAGCTTGATCTATTAGGATTCTAATAGATCTGTTCTACACACAACAAATATGGAGTAGTCATCCTTGAACAAGCAGACAATCTACAAGTTTATTACCTAGTCATTACAAAAAAGGGTTCAGCAAATTCCAAAGTACCAATAATATACTTGCCTTACAACACATACTTAAATCacaaagcaaacatttaaaaatagaaaaggggAAAAAGTTTGGATATTTACATCTACACCCTTAAATAACTCTTGGATTTCAAAAATCACAATGACAATGAAAACTACTCAGAAAAAAAGGACttaaatattctttattaaaaattgtgAGATGCAGCTAAAACTAATTAGGAGTAAGTTTATAGACAaatgcaataattttttaaaagcaaacaaaactctttaaaatacatgaatttaGCTTGCCATTCAAGAAGTAAGATAAAAAACATATAATGAgtatatactaaaataaaatgatggaaaaaataacaaagagatacatttttgaaatgtaaCCATGGAAGAATTCTGAGGCTGAAGTAATGGAAGCagacaataaatgtaataaaaccagtggggagaaaatgaaaattctgtCAAGTCTAACGTTAGGACTCCTGTAAGagagccaggcacaatggcacacctataatcccaggtactgagtaggctgaggcagtaggattgcttgagcccaggagtttgaatccagccggGGCAGTATAACAAGACCCAAtctctagaaaacaaacaaacaaaaaaaacacaaacacaaacacacaaataaaaataaaaaacaaaagcaacatatACCATAGTAGCTCTACAAGAAAACATGGTGAGTTGGTATCAATTATTTCCAATAcatttttcttcagtcttctaAGAGGAATGGATGaaagtaaaaatgagaaaatttcaaCAAGGAAGGAGCCAAAAGGCAAACAGGTTAAAGTGTCACCAGAAGTGGGCAATTTCActtataccacatacaaaaattggttcaaaatggatcaaagaagcAATATTCAGAAGCAATAAAACCCTTTTAGTTGTTATGtttaagaactaaaactatacaactcttagaagaaaacaggaggaaaCCTTCACAACATTGatttttggcaatgatttcttggatatgacaccaaaagcacaagcaacaaaagaagaaaatggtatACTGGACTTTATCACAGTTAAAAACTATGTGCAGCAAAGAACAATATCAATAGAGTGAAAAGGCagcccacagaatgagagaaaatgtttccaaatcATGTATCTAAGAATGGATATCCAGAATAAAGAACTCCAACTCAACAACAAAGAATCCCAAACAATTGGAtgttaaaatgagcaaaggacttgaatagacatttctccaaagatgatatacaaatggccaaaaccgtatgaaaagatgttcaacatcactcaCTAGTCAttaggggaatgcaaatcaaaaccataatgagatactactCCACATTCATTAGAATTGCtgtcataaaagaaaagaaaagaaattttaaaaagaatatggagaaattggaattcttgtgcattgctggtgaatataaaatgatacaactgctgtggaaaatggtatggtgattcctcaaaaatgtaaacatagaattaccatataatccagcaattccactctggTTATtacccaaaagaagtgaaagtagggacttcaacagatatttgtgcacctatgtttatggcagcattagtcacaatagttGAAAAGTGGAagtaacccaagtgtccattgacagatgaatgggtaaataaaaagTGGTTCACATATACAATGggctattattcagccttaaaaaggaagggaattctcttacatgctacaatatggacgAACTTCGAAGACATGATGTCAAGTGAAATAAACCTGTCATAaaatgacaaatactgtatgattcctcATATATGAACTTCCTAGATTAGTCAAATTCATGGAGAAAAAaggtagaatggtagttgccagggactgggtgAAAGGCAATGGGGAGTTGCTATTTAAtaagtacagagtttcagttggggaggatgaaaaagttctggaggtggaTGGTGGTAATGGTCACACCAGAATGTAatttgaatgtacttaatgtcacagAATTGTATGCTTGACAATGGTCAAAATGGTAAAGATGAAACAGGAGTAAGAAGACATCCACTGCATTGTATTTTACACCCTTGGAAAATGAATATCAGAAAAAGAACTTGACAACCTCAAACAATTCTGAGTGACTGATTCCTAGTGTGGTGAAAAACCCCTTCCGGCTCTAGCTTTATCAAATAGacctgctttctgtttctgtaatGTTCCATGCTGTCTCTTACCTTCAAGCATTTATTCAGAGGTTCTAGAACACTTCTTCAGCCTTTTTCTTGATTCAATCCTACTTTTTAGGATTCAGCTTCAATCACGCCCTCAAAAAGACTTTTCTAACACCAAATCTAGACTGGATACCCTTCCTAGGTATTCCTCCATCACCCAGTGTTTCCTACCTCATATCACAGCAGTTACCATACTCTATTACACGCTCTTTACTTTCTTATGTCCTCCTCCAACCTTCACGCTTGAGACCAGGGCCTGTGTTTATCATGTTCACCATTTCTATCTCCAGCCACAATCATGCAAAGTGGGAGGCACATGTACCCAATTAAGTGTCTGATGATTCAATAATTTAAAGGCAGATTTTGAAGGTAAATGCTAAGCCATCAACCACAAAAGTTCAAAATATATAACCTTAGAAGAAAACGTAGCTAATGTTTTGTAATTGATCTTACTGCTTCTGATTATACAATCAGAGATGGAAGATGTTTGGAGCAAGGGCAGTGGTGGCATAGATTAATGCCTTGAGCAGTCAATAATACTTTCCTAGCAACTATTATCAAGGTCATGTTCATTTATACCATGCTTACTAATCCTGATAAAAAGATTCCTGTTTTGGAAGATCTAATTCTAGGGTATCTTAGAGCTGTAAGATTCTTTAAAGCACCTTGAAAGTCGACAAAGGCAAACAAACAAGAAGTAACTGAGGTTTTCCTGAGCAGGTGCAGAAATTATTTAGGCCTCTGAGCGTCGCTGTTGACCACCTAAGGAGTAAAAGGCAGCGAGACATCCAATCCAGCAATACGGCTCCCACAGCACAAGGGGCTGGAGGTTTGGCCCTAAAGCTTCAGGACACCAAAGAAATTCAGTCGAACAGCCCACCAGTTCTCTCCATAAGGACCTGGGTCCCCTGAATGCTGGTCATCTCACACCTTGAGGAATAAAGATTGGAATCCGCACTGGATGCTGGAAGTTGACTCGGAGAAAACTGCGACAGGAGGGAAATGGCGGCTCTGCAAAAGTTGCCACACTGCAGAAAGCTGGTCCTGCTGTGCTTCCTTTTGGCGACCctgtgggaggccagggctggacAGATTCGCTATTCTGTGCGGGAAGAGATCGACAGAGGCTCCTTCGTAGGCAACATCGCCAAGGACTTGGGTTTGGAGCCCCTGGCACTGGCAGAGCAGGGAGTCCGCATCGTCTCCAGAGGTAGGACCCAGCTCTTTGCTCTGAACCCGCGAAGCGGCAGCTTGGTCACTGCGAACAGGATAGATCGGGAGGAGCTCTGCGCTCAGAGCGCACCCTGTCTGTTGAATTTTAACATTCTGCTGGAGGATAAATTGACTATTTATTCAGTAGAGGTGGAAATAACAGATATTAACGATAATGCCCCTCGCTTTGGAGTAGAGGAACTGGAGCTAAAAATCAGTGAAACCACTACGCCAGGATTCCGTATTCCTCTTAAGAATGCGCATGATGCAGACGTAGGTGAGAACGCCCTTCAGAAGTACGCACTCAACACAAATGACCACTTCTCCCTGGACGTGCGAAGCGGAGCTGATGGGAACAAGTACCCAGAACTGGTGCTGGAGCGCGCTCTGGACCGCGAGGACGAGGCTGTTCACCACCTCGTTCTCGTGGCTTCTGATGGGGGTGACCCAGTGCTATCTGGCACCTCCCGCATCTGCGTGAAGGTCCTGGATGCGAACGACAACGCGCCTGTTTTTACACAGCCCGAGTATCGCATAAGCGTTCCGGAGAATACGCCCGTGGGCACCCGGATACTCACGGTGACCGCCACTGACGCAGATGAGGGCTACAACGCTCAAGTGGCATATTTTCTAGAGAAAAGCCCTGGAGAAACCTCAGAGATATTTGAGCTTGAGTCAACATCTGGAGATCTGACAATCATAGAAGATCTAGATTATGAGGATGCTACATTGCATGAAATTGATATTGAAGCTCAGGATGGTCCGGGCCTTCTAACCAGAACGAAGGTTATCGTCACGGTTCTGGACGTGAATGACAATGCCCCAGAATTTTACATGACATCTGCTACTAGCTCAGTTTCTGAAGACTCTCCTCCAGGAACCATAATTGGGCTTTTTAATGTACATGATAGAGACTCTGGGCAGAACGCATTCACCACCTGTTCACTCCCCGAGAATCTTCCTTTTAAGTTAGAAAAGTCAATAGACAATTACTACCGACTGGTTACAACCAGAGCCCTTGACAGGGAACAGTTTTCCTTTTATAACATCACTCTAACAGCTAAAGATGGAGGGAACCCCTCCCTGTCCACGGATGCTCACATTTTGCTCCAGGTGGCAGACATCAACGACAACGCACCCGCCTTCTCCCGCACATCCTACTCCACCTATATTCCCGAAAACAACCCCAGAGGAGCCTCTGTCTTCTCAGTGACGGCCCATGACCCCGACAGCAACGACAATGCTCATGTAACTTACTCTTTCGCGGAGGACACTGTTCAGGGGGCACCTTTATCCTCTTACATCTCTATCAACTCCGACACTGGAGTACTCTATGCACTGCGCTCCTTTGATTACGAGCAGTTGCGAGACTTGCAACTGTGGGTGATAGCGCGGGACAGCGGGAACCCTCCACTCAGTAGCAATGTATCATTAAGCCTGTTCGTGCTGGACCAGAACGACAATCCGCCCGAGATCCTGTACCCTGCCTTCCCCACAGACGGTTCCACTGGCGTGGAGCTGGCGCCCCGCTCCGCAGAGCCTGGCTACCTGGTGACCAAGGTGGTGGCGGTGGACAGAGACTCGGGCCAGAACGCCTGGCTGTCCTACCACCTGATCAAGGCCAGCGAGCCGGGACTCTTCTCGGTGGGTCTGCACACGGGCGAGGTGCGCACGGCGCGAGCCCTGCTAGACAGAGACGCGCTCAAGCAGAGCCTCGTGGTGGCTGTCCAGGACCACGGCCAGCCCCCTCTCTCCGCCACTGTCACGCTCACCGTGGCCGTGGCCGACAGGATCCCCGACATCCTGGCCGACCTGGGCAGCCTCGAGCCCTCCGCCAAACCCAATGATTCGGACCTCACTCTGTACCTGGTGGTGGCGGTGGCCGCTGTCTCCTGCGTCTTCCTGGCTTTCGTCATCGTGCTGCTGGCGCACAGGCTGCGGCGCTGGCACAAGTCACGCCTGCTACAGGCTTCGGAAGGCGGCTTGGCGAGTACGCCCGGTTCGCACTTTGTGGGCGTGGACGGGGTTCGGGCTTTCCTGCAGACCTATTCCCACGAGGTCTCCCTCACTGCGGACTCGCGGAAGAGTCACCTGATCTTCCCCCAGCCCAACTATGCGGACACGCTCATCAGCCAGGAGAGCTGTGAGAAAAAGGATTTTTTATCAGCACCTCAATCTCTACtcgaagaagaaagagaagaaacgtTTTCTCAGGTAATCTATCTTTTCATAACATACGTAGTAGCTAGTTTGCTGAAGTAATTCACTTACTTGTTTACTATATCTATTTtgttccccatatttccttcagGGTAGAGTCAAGTTTTAGGAAGTGAGTCTTGGTGAATTATTTCTTGGTAGGTCTTAGTGTTCACAGGCTgtaagaggaagaagagacaTGAGAATCTTTGTGCAATAAATGTAAACCAGGAGTTAATAGATAAGATTATCCAAAGGGCACTGCATTAGTAACTAGGGTGTCTGGTTTCTCATACTTTCTTCTCCATCCCTGGGCAAATCATCTCATCCACCAGGATcaacaattttttctttgttaaaaacaTAAAGATTGGAGTTTATGTTTACTCAAgtcctttcttcttttaaattatgACTCTTACTTTATATTTGAATCTGCATATGAACAGTGAAACATCTTAGTTGGCTAGTTCTTTCTCATTCAGTCTTAATACATTTCTTTCAGTTTGGCAGCAAAATTGTTTTCCTTAACTTTCATGCCCTTCCCtgttaaaaatatggaaatttaGAAATATACATTCCTTACAGTGTTTCAGGAAGGTATGTCATATTATTTTGgcttagttttaaaaatcacattagcCTCTCAGCTATATGCTTCTTGAAGAAGTGACTGACTTATCATCTGCTCTATAATAAAGCTGTAGAGTAGTAATAAACAggcttctccttttttttaatatttctcatcGTGGGAACCATACTgccttttaatctttaaaataatgtatatccTCAATATAGTTTTGCttaaagaaaagatacaaaagatTCATATCATACAATTGCCCAGAACCATCTTCTTTATACATCTCTCTTCTCAAGGTTTCTACTCACAGCAGCTGCTAGAAATGTTCCCAGTCCCTCACCCAATCCCAGTTTCCCTCTGATCAattttcttttcccattcctCTTCCTATGTTGGCTTTTAGTATGTTGGTTATGTATTTAATAACAGAGAATAATAAGCACACTAATGTTCTATGTAACTggcatcattttttgtttttatttggaaattatcaTGTACCAATTGAGCCTTTTATTGAATGATACCAtatctctcaaagtgctgtgattctTTCTGTTgcatttgataaagaaaaaattttctgagacaacgtgttgttttggttactattacATAATTCTCTATGAGTAAAATTGGAACTCACTGTGGAATAATATGTCATAATATCTTTACTTGTAAGTGAATAATAAAGTATAAACAGGAAAATTAAAGCAAAGTTATTTTTAGTGTGTGTAGTAACTCCACAAGAATAAATGCCCTATGCATAGTTATGTAATGCATCATGATTGAAATGacaaatatattgtatttatatttctgtgcttGGAAACTTATGGGGAAAGAGATTCTGGAACATAAAAGCATATTTCTACTAGTTTCAGTTGTGGGGTTTGAAAAAACATCCTTACAGTCTAGATTTAAACAAAGCAAACTTCTTTCAGCACCCTGAAGGTCTGTGATTTCTCTCTCACATCTAGGCATTGTCATGCTGTTCTCTCCCACATCCAGGCCTTTTCACTGATCCACTCCTCTCATGTTTCCTGGGAAAGCCTTTGCTAACATTAAAGGCCCAATCGAAGGCCCCCCAACCCCCTTGGCTTCTCCCATTATGGTAATTATCTCAGTACACTGCAATTCCCTCTTTGCTTTTATATCCCTATAATCTCTGTGAAGGAAGCTACTGTGTCTATATTGTTCACCTTAAATCCCGAAACATATTGTCTGACACCTAATTATGCGTTTgtttaatgaatattaaataacaACAAATTTTGAAACTAAGTTATAAGGTCACCAAGAACAAACTTAAagaaatataatgtataaatatggCTGATAtttctgtgtgtttcttttctttttttccttgtctcagCTCTTAGAGAGTTAAGAGTATAGAGAGGGAAAGGTGAAAGAGGAGGTGGATATCTTATCAAATAACCCTGATAAATGTAGTAAGTATAACAATAAACACATTATCAAGGTTCAGTGGTGGAAGAACAAGTGGTGGTCATGTCTTTTAATAGTTGTGTTGGTCCTTAGGGCCAGTTCTTTGTTACTGTGTGTTTCTTAAACTGAACAATTCAAAACAGTTAACTCCACTATGTTTGAAGCAATATTGGTGGCATTAAGGTTAGCGAATGGATTCCCAAGAAAGATAACTTGAGGTCACACTGTTTAACATATATCAATTCAGTTATGTTCAATCAACACTAGTCCTCTTATCTCTGACAAGAAGGATTTCAGGTCTTGgataattcaaaaataataatctgtTTGTCTGAGAGGATGCAGTAAACGGTTAGGCCTCTTAGTGTCGCTGTTGACCACTCAAGAAGGAGAACGCAGCCCACCATTTCCTTGCTCCTAAAATGCAAAGAACCAGCAAATCAGACTCAGAAGATCCGGGGCGGCTGCCAACCTCACCTCTTAGTCAACCAGCTGTTTGACCTGTGAATTAGGCCCGTAAAAGACTTCGTTTCTTGAGAAAATAAGATTGGAGTCCGTCTTGGGAAACTGGAACCGAATTCAGAGAAAGCGATTCACCGAAAAGGAAATGACCAATTGCCTGAGTTTCCGAAATGGCAGAGGACTGGCCCTGCTGTGCGTGCTCCTGGGGACGCTGTGCGAAACAGGATCCGGTCAGATCCGCTACTGGGTGTCTGAGGAGCTAAATAAAGGTTCCTTCGTGGGCAACATCGCTAACGACCTGGGGCTAGAGCCCCGGGAGCTGGCGGAGCGCGGAGTCCGCATCGTCTCCAGAGGTAGGACGCAGCTTTTCTCTCTGAATCCGCGAAGTGGCAGCTTGGTCACCGCGGAGAGGATAGACCGGGAGGAGCTCTGCGCTCAGATCCCGCTGTGTCTGGTAAAATTTAACATCCTGGTTGAGGATAAATTGAAAATTTTTGaagtagaaatagaaattaaagataTTAATGATAATGCTCCTAATTTCCCAACAGAggaattggaaataaaaattggTGAACTAACGGTTCCTGGAACCCGATTTCCACTTAAAACTGCTTTTGACCCAGATGTAGGCATGAACTCCCTGCAGAACTACAAGCTTAGCCCCAATGACTACTTCTCCCTGGCTGTGAATAGCGTCTCTGAGGGGGCCAAGTATCCAGAGCTGGTGCTGGAGCGGGCCCTGGACcgtgagaaaaaagaaattcaccaGCTTGTCCTGGTTGCCTCTGATGGTGGCGACCCTGTCCACTCTGGCAACTTGCATATCCAAGTGATAGTCCTGGATGCAAATGACAACCCACCAATGTTTACTCAGCCCGAGTACCGTGTAAGTGTTTGGGAGAACGTGCCTGTGGGTACCCAGCTGCTCATGGTGAATGCCACTGACCCTGATGAGGGATTCAACGCTCAAGTGTCTTATATTCTAgataaaatacctgggaaaatCGCTGAGATTTTCCATCTTAACTCAGTGAGTGGAGAATTATCAATATTAAAAAGTCTAGATTATGAGGATGCCATGTTctatgaaattaaaattgaaGCACAGGATGGACCAGGTCTTCTTTCAAGAGCCAAGATTCTAGTCACGGTTCTGGATGTGAATGACAATGCTCCAGAAATTACAATCACGTCTCTCACAGGCTCAGTCCCAGAAGAGGGCAACGTTGGAAGAGAAATTGCTCTTGTCGACGTGCATGAC
Coding sequences:
- the PCDHGC5 gene encoding protocadherin gamma-C5 isoform X1, encoding MAALQKLPHCRKLVLLCFLLATLWEARAGQIRYSVREEIDRGSFVGNIAKDLGLEPLALAEQGVRIVSRGRTQLFALNPRSGSLVTANRIDREELCAQSAPCLLNFNILLEDKLTIYSVEVEITDINDNAPRFGVEELELKISETTTPGFRIPLKNAHDADVGENALQKYALNTNDHFSLDVRSGADGNKYPELVLERALDREDEAVHHLVLVASDGGDPVLSGTSRICVKVLDANDNAPVFTQPEYRISVPENTPVGTRILTVTATDADEGYNAQVAYFLEKSPGETSEIFELESTSGDLTIIEDLDYEDATLHEIDIEAQDGPGLLTRTKVIVTVLDVNDNAPEFYMTSATSSVSEDSPPGTIIGLFNVHDRDSGQNAFTTCSLPENLPFKLEKSIDNYYRLVTTRALDREQFSFYNITLTAKDGGNPSLSTDAHILLQVADINDNAPAFSRTSYSTYIPENNPRGASVFSVTAHDPDSNDNAHVTYSFAEDTVQGAPLSSYISINSDTGVLYALRSFDYEQLRDLQLWVIARDSGNPPLSSNVSLSLFVLDQNDNPPEILYPAFPTDGSTGVELAPRSAEPGYLVTKVVAVDRDSGQNAWLSYHLIKASEPGLFSVGLHTGEVRTARALLDRDALKQSLVVAVQDHGQPPLSATVTLTVAVADRIPDILADLGSLEPSAKPNDSDLTLYLVVAVAAVSCVFLAFVIVLLAHRLRRWHKSRLLQASEGGLASTPGSHFVGVDGVRAFLQTYSHEVSLTADSRKSHLIFPQPNYADTLISQESCEKKDFLSAPQSLLEEEREETFSQTSFLEKIRLESVLGNWNRIQRKRFTEKEMTNCLSFRNGRGLALLCVLLGTLCETGSGQIRYWVSEELNKGSFVGNIANDLGLEPRELAERGVRIVSRGRTQLFSLNPRSGSLVTAERIDREELCAQIPLCLVKFNILVEDKLKIFEVEIEIKDINDNAPNFPTEELEIKIGELTVPGTRFPLKTAFDPDVGMNSLQNYKLSPNDYFSLAVNSVSEGAKYPELVLERALDREKKEIHQLVLVASDGGDPVHSGNLHIQVIVLDANDNPPMFTQPEYRVSVWENVPVGTQLLMVNATDPDEGFNAQVSYILDKIPGKIAEIFHLNSVSGELSILKSLDYEDAMFYEIKIEAQDGPGLLSRAKILVTVLDVNDNAPEITITSLTGSVPEEGNVGREIALVDVHDRDSGQNGQVEVFVLGNLPFKLEKSIDQYYRLVTATSLDREQISEYNISLRASDAGSPPLSTETHITLHVIDINDNPPTFPHLSYSAYIPENNPRGASIFSVTAQDPDSNNNARITYALTEDTLQGAPLSSYVSINSNTGILYALRSFDYEQFRDLKLLVTASDSGNPPLSSNVSLNLFVLDQNDNAPEILYPALPTDGSTGVELAPRSAEPGYLVTKVVAVDRDSGQNAWLSYRLLKASEPGLFSVGLHTGEVRTARALLDRDALKQSLVVAVQDHGQPPLSATVTLTVAVADRIPDILADLGSFEPSAKPDSDLTLYLVVAVAAVSCVFLAFVIVLLAHRLRRWHKSRLLQASGGGLASMPGSHFVGVDGVRAFLQTYSHEVSLTADSRKSHLIFPQPNYADTLISQESCEKSEPVLITQDLLEMKGDSNLLQQAPPNTDWRFSQAQRPGTSGSQNGDDTGTWPNNQFDTEMLQAMILASASEAADGSSTLGGGAGTMGLSARYGPQFTLQHVPDYRQNVYIPGSNATLTNNAAGKRDGKAPAGGNGNKKKSGKKEKK